The Mycobacterium paragordonae genome includes a region encoding these proteins:
- a CDS encoding HoxN/HupN/NixA family nickel/cobalt transporter: MASDQLDRQSPWSRLRAALSPAEWGRLGLMLAVIAALHLVGWLTLILVVEPAHLSLGHKAFGVGIGLTAYTLGLRHAFDADHIAAIDNTTRKLMSEGQRPLAVGFFFSLGHSSVVFTLALLLAVGLRAVVGPVEDDSSRLHFYTGLIGTSVSGGFLYLIALMNIVVLVGILRVFRRLRQGEFNEAELEQQLDNRGLINRFLGRLTKSITKSWHMYPLGLLFGLGFDTATEIALLVLAGTSAASGLPWYAILCLPVLFTAGMCLLDTIDGSFMNFAYGWAFSNPVRKIYYNLTVTGLSVAVALLIGTVELLGLFADHLGWRGGLWDWIAGLDLNTVGFVVVGMFVLTWAVALLVWRYGRIEEKWAPATERVG, translated from the coding sequence ATGGCCAGCGACCAACTCGACCGGCAGTCGCCCTGGTCGCGGCTGCGGGCGGCGCTGTCACCCGCGGAGTGGGGGCGGCTGGGCCTGATGCTGGCGGTGATCGCGGCGCTGCATCTGGTGGGCTGGCTGACCCTGATCCTGGTGGTGGAGCCGGCGCATCTGAGCTTGGGCCACAAGGCATTTGGCGTGGGCATCGGACTCACCGCCTATACGTTGGGGCTGCGGCATGCGTTCGACGCGGACCACATCGCCGCCATCGACAACACCACCCGCAAGCTGATGAGTGAGGGCCAGCGGCCCCTGGCCGTCGGCTTCTTCTTCTCCCTGGGCCACTCCTCGGTGGTGTTCACCCTGGCGCTGCTGCTGGCAGTCGGGCTGCGCGCCGTCGTGGGCCCCGTCGAGGACGACTCATCACGACTGCACTTCTATACCGGTCTGATCGGTACCAGCGTCTCGGGCGGGTTCCTCTACTTGATCGCCCTGATGAACATCGTCGTGCTGGTCGGAATCCTGCGGGTTTTCCGGCGGTTGCGCCAGGGTGAGTTCAATGAAGCGGAACTCGAGCAGCAGCTGGACAACCGCGGCCTGATCAACCGATTCCTCGGACGCCTCACCAAGTCGATCACCAAGTCCTGGCACATGTACCCGCTCGGACTGCTGTTCGGCCTGGGCTTTGACACGGCCACCGAGATCGCGCTGCTGGTGCTGGCCGGCACCAGCGCGGCGTCGGGGCTGCCCTGGTACGCCATCCTGTGCCTGCCGGTCTTGTTCACGGCCGGCATGTGTCTGCTGGACACGATCGACGGGTCATTCATGAACTTCGCTTACGGCTGGGCGTTCTCCAACCCGGTGCGCAAGATCTATTACAACCTCACCGTCACCGGGCTGTCGGTGGCGGTGGCGCTGCTGATCGGCACGGTGGAGCTGCTCGGGCTGTTCGCCGATCACCTCGGCTGGCGCGGCGGCCTGTGGGACTGGATCGCCGGGCTGGACCTGAACACGGTGGGCTTCGTCGTCGTCGGGATGTTCGTCCTCACCTGGGCCGTCGCGCTGCTGGTATGGCGCTACGGACGAATCGAAGAGAAGTGGGCGCCCGCGACGGAGCGCGTGGGCTAG
- a CDS encoding alpha/beta hydrolase, translating into MTGWEPDVLPGYWQCTIPLGPDPDGEGEIVATLVRRGPQPAAGRAVLAVHGYTDYFFHTALADHFADRGFTFYALDLRKCGRSHRAEQTPHFTSNLAHYDDELNQALALIREQSDTEVLMYGHSAGGLILSLWLDRLRRQDAVAQAGVSGLVLNSPFLDLHGPAILRLGVTSATIAALSRMRSKGVARASGSGGYGSSLHRDYHGEFDYNLQWKPLGGFPVTFGWLHAVRRGQARLHRGLDVGVPNLILRSDHTVPESAEPAALQRGDAVLDVGQIARWAGCIGNRTSIIPVPDAKHDVFLSLPQPRQLAYRHLDRWLDEHLSRLNDTDASVPPENQSGKG; encoded by the coding sequence GTGACTGGCTGGGAGCCCGACGTCCTGCCGGGCTACTGGCAGTGCACCATCCCGCTCGGGCCCGACCCGGACGGCGAGGGTGAGATCGTCGCAACGCTCGTGCGCCGTGGTCCGCAACCGGCGGCCGGCCGTGCGGTGCTGGCCGTGCACGGCTACACCGACTATTTCTTCCACACCGCGCTGGCCGACCACTTCGCCGACCGCGGCTTCACGTTCTACGCCCTGGACCTGCGCAAGTGCGGCCGCTCGCACCGGGCGGAGCAGACGCCGCATTTCACCAGCAACCTGGCCCACTACGACGACGAGTTGAACCAGGCGCTGGCGCTGATCCGCGAGCAGTCCGACACCGAGGTGCTGATGTACGGCCATTCGGCCGGGGGTCTGATCCTGTCGCTGTGGCTGGACCGGCTGCGTCGCCAGGATGCGGTCGCGCAGGCCGGTGTGAGCGGCCTGGTGCTCAACAGCCCGTTCCTCGACCTGCACGGCCCGGCGATCCTGCGGCTCGGAGTCACGTCGGCAACCATCGCGGCCCTGTCGCGGATGCGCAGCAAGGGCGTCGCCCGGGCCAGCGGAAGCGGCGGCTACGGGTCGAGCCTGCACCGCGATTACCACGGCGAGTTCGACTACAACCTGCAGTGGAAACCGTTGGGCGGCTTCCCCGTCACGTTCGGCTGGCTGCACGCGGTACGCCGCGGCCAGGCCCGGCTGCACCGCGGCCTCGACGTCGGGGTGCCCAACCTGATCCTGCGCTCGGACCACACCGTGCCCGAGAGCGCCGAACCGGCGGCCCTGCAGCGCGGCGACGCGGTGCTCGACGTCGGCCAGATCGCGCGGTGGGCCGGCTGTATCGGCAACCGCACCAGCATCATTCCGGTGCCGGATGCCAAACACGATGTGTTTCTGTCGCTTCCCCAACCCCGTCAGCTAGCGTATCGCCATCTGGACCGCTGGCTCGACGAACACCTCAGCAGGCTCAACGACACCGACGCCTCGGTCCCGCCCGAGAACCAGTCGGGGAAAGGGTGA
- the mtr gene encoding mycothione reductase: protein METYDLAIIGTGSGNSILNEHYAAKRVAICEQGVFGGTCLNVGCIPTKMFVYAAEVAKTIQGAARYGVDAHIDGVRWTDIVSRVFGRIDPIGPSGEDYRRSAPNIDVYDSHTRFGPIAADGRYLLRTDAGEEFTADQVVIAAGSRPTVPPAIAASGVKYHTSDTIMRIADVPEHLVIVGSGFVAAEFAHVFSALGSRVTLVVRGSCLLRHCDDTICERFTRIVSGKWELRTHRNVVDGHNRDSGVSLQLDDGSTLDADALLVATGRISNADLLDAEQAGVAVENGRVIVDQYQRTSARGVFALGDVSSPYQLKHVANHEARVVQRNLLCDWDDTESMAVTDHRFVPSAVFTDPQLASVGLTENQAVAQGFDISVKIQDYADVAYGWAMEDTTGIVKLIAERGTGRLLGAHLMGYQASSLIQPLIQAMSFGLTAHQMARGQYWIHPALAEVVENALLGLS, encoded by the coding sequence ATGGAGACCTACGACCTCGCGATCATCGGAACCGGTTCGGGCAACAGCATTCTCAATGAACACTATGCGGCCAAGCGGGTGGCGATCTGCGAGCAGGGCGTCTTCGGCGGCACCTGCCTGAACGTCGGGTGCATCCCCACCAAGATGTTCGTCTACGCCGCCGAGGTGGCGAAGACGATCCAGGGCGCGGCCCGGTACGGCGTGGACGCGCACATCGACGGGGTGCGCTGGACGGACATCGTGTCGCGGGTGTTCGGGCGCATCGATCCGATCGGGCCCAGCGGCGAAGATTACCGCCGCTCGGCGCCCAACATCGATGTGTACGACAGTCACACGCGTTTCGGGCCCATCGCGGCCGACGGGCGCTACCTGTTGCGTACCGACGCCGGCGAGGAGTTCACCGCCGACCAGGTGGTGATCGCGGCGGGCTCGCGGCCGACGGTACCGCCGGCGATCGCCGCCTCGGGCGTCAAGTACCACACCAGCGACACCATCATGCGGATTGCCGATGTTCCCGAGCACCTGGTGATCGTTGGAAGCGGTTTTGTCGCAGCGGAATTCGCGCACGTGTTCTCGGCGCTGGGCTCGCGGGTCACGCTGGTGGTAAGGGGCAGCTGCCTGCTGCGTCACTGCGACGACACCATCTGCGAACGGTTCACCCGCATCGTGTCCGGCAAGTGGGAACTGCGCACCCACCGCAACGTCGTCGACGGGCACAACCGTGATTCCGGTGTTTCGCTGCAACTCGACGACGGGAGCACCCTGGACGCCGACGCGCTGCTGGTGGCTACCGGACGGATATCCAATGCCGACCTGCTCGACGCGGAGCAGGCCGGAGTCGCCGTCGAAAATGGACGCGTCATCGTCGACCAGTACCAACGCACCTCCGCGCGTGGCGTTTTCGCCCTGGGTGACGTGTCGTCGCCCTATCAGCTCAAGCATGTCGCCAACCACGAGGCCCGCGTCGTGCAGCGAAACCTGCTCTGCGACTGGGACGACACCGAATCGATGGCCGTCACCGACCACCGGTTCGTCCCCTCAGCGGTATTCACCGATCCGCAGTTGGCCAGCGTGGGACTGACCGAAAACCAGGCAGTGGCACAGGGTTTCGATATCTCGGTGAAGATCCAGGACTACGCCGACGTCGCCTACGGGTGGGCGATGGAGGACACCACCGGCATCGTCAAGTTGATCGCCGAGCGCGGCACCGGCCGGCTGCTGGGCGCGCACCTGATGGGCTATCAGGCGTCGTCGCTGATTCAGCCGCTGATTCAGGCGATGAGCTTCGGGCTCACCGCCCACCAGATGGCCCGCGGACAGTACTGGATCCATCCCGCTCTGGCCGAGGTGGTGGAGAACGCGCTGCTGGGTCTGAGCTGA
- the cobO gene encoding cob(I)yrinic acid a,c-diamide adenosyltransferase, protein MPQGNPTAVPNDGLTTRARRNTPVLAVHTGEGKGKSTAAFGMALRAWNVGMSVAVFQFVKSAKWKVGEEAAFRELGQLHESTGVGGAVEWHKMGSGWSWTRKSRKAGSELDHAAAAADGWAEISRRLREQRHDFYVLDEFTYPLKWGWLDVDEVVATLQDRPGQQHVVITGRDAPPRLIDAADLVTEMGKVKHPMDAGRKGQKGIEW, encoded by the coding sequence ATGCCCCAGGGAAATCCGACCGCCGTCCCGAACGACGGCCTGACCACCCGGGCGCGGCGTAACACCCCGGTACTGGCGGTGCACACCGGCGAAGGCAAGGGCAAGTCGACGGCGGCGTTCGGAATGGCGTTGCGCGCCTGGAACGTCGGGATGAGTGTCGCGGTGTTCCAGTTCGTCAAGAGCGCGAAATGGAAAGTGGGGGAAGAGGCCGCTTTTCGGGAGCTCGGCCAACTGCATGAAAGCACCGGCGTCGGCGGCGCGGTCGAATGGCACAAGATGGGTTCGGGGTGGTCTTGGACACGCAAGTCGCGCAAGGCCGGCAGCGAACTCGACCATGCCGCGGCGGCCGCCGACGGGTGGGCCGAGATCTCGCGGCGTCTGCGGGAGCAGCGGCACGACTTCTATGTTCTCGACGAATTCACCTATCCGCTCAAGTGGGGCTGGCTCGATGTCGACGAGGTGGTGGCGACGCTGCAGGACCGCCCGGGTCAGCAGCACGTGGTGATCACCGGCCGTGACGCCCCGCCGCGCCTCATCGACGCCGCCGACCTGGTGACCGAGATGGGCAAGGTGAAACACCCGATGGACGCGGGCCGCAAAGGCCAGAAGGGCATCGAGTGGTGA
- a CDS encoding Fur family transcriptional regulator, translated as MTTEPAGLDPAATERIGELLRARGLRRMASRIQVLAILEPFNGHLSVAEIQHRLPACLAPGVQPPDLATIYRTVTTLVDQGVLHALTLDGGVTTYGMATAPHHHAVCTQCGAIIEVPARQLSSALEHAMAGSSFALSERAGLTLHGLCPACQQRAQD; from the coding sequence GTGACGACTGAACCGGCGGGCCTGGACCCGGCGGCCACCGAGCGGATCGGGGAACTGCTGCGCGCCCGCGGGCTGCGGCGGATGGCCTCGCGGATCCAGGTGTTGGCGATCCTGGAGCCGTTCAACGGGCACCTGTCGGTGGCCGAGATCCAGCACCGGCTGCCGGCGTGCCTGGCGCCGGGAGTCCAGCCACCGGACCTCGCGACCATTTACCGCACGGTGACCACCCTGGTCGACCAGGGCGTGCTGCACGCGTTGACCCTCGACGGCGGAGTCACCACCTACGGCATGGCCACCGCACCGCACCACCACGCGGTGTGCACGCAGTGCGGAGCGATCATCGAGGTGCCCGCCCGTCAGCTCAGTTCGGCGCTCGAACATGCGATGGCGGGCAGTTCCTTCGCGCTGTCCGAGCGGGCCGGCCTGACGCTGCACGGACTGTGCCCGGCCTGTCAGCAACGGGCGCAGGACTGA
- the mqo gene encoding malate dehydrogenase (quinone), with translation MAQQARTDVVLVGAGIMSATLGALLRRLEPGWSITVIERLDGVGAESSSPWNNAGTGHAGLCEMNYTPQLPDGSIDITKAVLVNEQFQITRQFWAYAAENGIVTDVPGFLNPVPHVSFVRGVAGVDYLRRRRDALARNPLFAATELVVDPDEFARRLPFMAANRDFAEPVALNWAADGTDVDFGALSRQLIGYCVKAGATVWFGHQVRKLARRHDGGWTLTVGNRRTGEKRKLDARFVFVGAGGDALPLLQKAGIDEIRGFAGFPIGGRFLRTANPRLTAAHRAKVYGSPAAGAPPLGALHLDLRFVNGRPWLVFGPYAGWSPKFLKHGHVSDLPRSIRPDNLPSMLGVGVREMTLLRYLIAQLRLTEPDRVAALREFAPSAVDSDWELTVAGQRVQVIRRTRGKGGALEFGTTIVGAADGSIAGLLGGSPGASTAVPAMLDVLQRCFANRYQSWLPTLKEIVPSLGADLSREPALYDELRSWTNKTLRLEAA, from the coding sequence GTGGCACAGCAAGCCAGAACCGACGTCGTGCTGGTGGGTGCCGGAATCATGAGCGCCACCCTGGGCGCGTTGCTGCGGCGGCTGGAGCCCGGCTGGTCGATCACCGTGATCGAGCGCCTGGACGGCGTCGGCGCCGAGAGCAGCAGCCCGTGGAACAACGCCGGCACCGGGCATGCGGGGCTGTGCGAAATGAACTACACCCCGCAGCTCCCGGACGGCTCGATCGACATCACCAAGGCGGTACTGGTCAACGAGCAGTTCCAGATCACCCGGCAGTTCTGGGCCTACGCGGCCGAGAACGGCATCGTCACCGATGTACCGGGGTTCCTCAACCCGGTTCCGCATGTCAGTTTCGTGCGCGGCGTGGCCGGCGTCGACTATCTGCGGCGACGCCGTGACGCGTTGGCCCGCAACCCGTTGTTCGCCGCCACCGAGTTGGTGGTGGACCCCGACGAGTTCGCGCGCCGGCTGCCGTTCATGGCCGCCAACCGTGACTTCGCCGAACCGGTGGCCCTGAACTGGGCCGCCGACGGCACGGACGTCGACTTCGGCGCTCTGTCCCGGCAACTCATCGGCTACTGCGTGAAAGCCGGTGCCACCGTGTGGTTCGGCCATCAGGTGCGCAAGCTGGCCCGCCGGCACGATGGCGGCTGGACGCTGACCGTGGGCAACCGGCGCACCGGTGAAAAGCGAAAGCTGGATGCCAGATTCGTGTTCGTCGGGGCCGGCGGCGACGCCTTGCCGTTGCTGCAGAAGGCCGGTATCGACGAGATCCGCGGCTTCGCGGGGTTCCCGATCGGCGGCCGTTTCCTGCGCACCGCCAACCCCAGGCTCACGGCCGCGCACCGGGCCAAGGTGTACGGCTCGCCGGCGGCGGGAGCGCCGCCGTTGGGCGCGCTGCACCTGGACCTGCGGTTCGTCAACGGCCGGCCGTGGCTGGTGTTCGGGCCTTACGCCGGTTGGTCGCCGAAATTCCTCAAGCACGGGCACGTCAGCGACCTGCCCCGCTCGATACGGCCGGACAATCTGCCGTCCATGCTCGGCGTCGGCGTGCGGGAGATGACACTGCTCCGCTATCTGATCGCCCAACTGCGGCTCACCGAACCGGACCGGGTGGCCGCGTTGCGTGAATTCGCCCCCAGCGCAGTGGATTCCGATTGGGAGCTGACGGTGGCCGGGCAGCGAGTGCAGGTGATCCGGCGGACCAGGGGCAAGGGCGGGGCGCTGGAGTTCGGCACCACGATCGTGGGCGCCGCCGACGGCAGCATCGCCGGCCTGCTCGGTGGCTCACCGGGCGCCTCGACCGCCGTCCCGGCGATGCTGGACGTGCTGCAACGCTGTTTCGCCAACAGGTACCAGTCGTGGTTACCTACCCTCAAAGAGATCGTGCCGTCCTTGGGAGCTGACTTGTCGCGTGAACCCGCCCTTTACGACGAGTTGAGGTCGTGGACCAACAAGACGTTGCGGCTGGAGGCGGCGTAA
- a CDS encoding magnesium chelatase subunit D family protein produces MKPYPFSAIVGHDQLRLALLLCAVRPEIGGALIRGEKGTAKSTAVRGLAALLSAATDSGGAGLVEMPLGATEDRVVGSLDLQRVLRDGEHAFSPGLLARAHGGVLYVDEVNLLHDHLVDILLDAAAMGRVHIERDGISHTHEARFVLIGTMNPEEGELRPQLLDRFGLTVDVQASRDVDVRVEVIRQRMAYEADPDAFARKYADADAELAGRIAAARAMVDDVVLPDNELRRIAALCAAFDVDGMRADLVVARTAAAHAAWRGALVIEEQDIRVAAELALPHRRRRDPFDDHGIERDQLDEALARADAESRTQPDPEPDPDPPHGGQPAEDSVPEQNSGGTQAPAPPRPSAPPSKVFRTRALTVPGVGEGAPGRRSRARNAAGSVVAAADPTDPGAHGLHLFATLLTAAEDADRAGPLLLQPSHLRRAVREGREGNLVIFVVDASGSMAARDRMAAVSGATMSLLRDAYQRRDKVAVITFRQQEARILLPPTSSAHIAGRRLSRFDTGGRTPLAEGLMAARGLVIREKVRDRARRPLVVVLTDGRATAGPDPLNRSRIAAARLAAEGVAAVVVDCETSYVRLGLAGRLAQQLGAPIMRLEHLHADHLTQAVRSVA; encoded by the coding sequence GTGAAGCCCTATCCGTTCAGCGCGATCGTCGGGCACGACCAGCTGCGGCTGGCGCTGCTGCTGTGCGCAGTGCGGCCCGAGATCGGCGGCGCCCTCATCCGCGGTGAGAAGGGCACCGCCAAGTCGACCGCGGTGCGCGGGCTGGCCGCGCTGTTGTCCGCCGCGACCGACTCCGGCGGGGCGGGCCTGGTGGAGATGCCGTTGGGGGCCACCGAAGACCGGGTCGTCGGCTCGCTGGACCTGCAGCGGGTGTTGCGTGACGGCGAGCACGCCTTCTCCCCGGGCCTGCTGGCCCGCGCTCACGGCGGCGTCCTCTATGTCGACGAGGTGAACCTGCTGCACGACCATCTGGTCGACATCCTGCTCGACGCCGCCGCCATGGGCCGGGTGCACATCGAACGAGACGGCATCTCCCATACCCACGAGGCCCGGTTCGTCCTGATCGGAACCATGAACCCCGAAGAGGGCGAACTGCGCCCGCAGCTGTTGGACCGGTTTGGTCTCACGGTCGACGTGCAGGCCTCGCGCGACGTCGATGTGCGGGTGGAAGTGATCCGTCAGCGGATGGCCTACGAAGCCGATCCCGACGCGTTCGCCCGCAAGTACGCCGACGCCGACGCCGAGTTGGCCGGCCGGATCGCCGCGGCCCGTGCCATGGTCGACGATGTGGTGTTGCCCGACAACGAGTTACGGCGCATCGCGGCGCTGTGCGCGGCCTTCGACGTCGACGGCATGCGAGCCGATCTGGTGGTGGCGCGCACCGCCGCCGCCCACGCGGCCTGGCGCGGCGCGCTCGTGATCGAAGAACAGGACATCCGGGTGGCCGCTGAACTGGCGTTGCCGCACCGTCGCCGACGTGATCCCTTCGACGACCACGGCATCGAGCGCGACCAATTGGACGAAGCGTTGGCCCGGGCGGATGCGGAGTCTAGGACCCAACCCGACCCCGAGCCCGATCCCGATCCTCCCCATGGCGGTCAACCCGCCGAAGACTCTGTCCCCGAACAGAATTCGGGTGGCACCCAGGCACCGGCACCGCCACGGCCCAGCGCGCCGCCTTCGAAGGTGTTTCGCACCCGGGCCTTGACGGTGCCCGGGGTCGGCGAAGGCGCACCCGGTCGTCGGTCCCGCGCCCGCAACGCCGCCGGCAGCGTCGTGGCCGCCGCCGACCCCACCGACCCGGGCGCGCACGGCCTGCACCTGTTCGCCACCCTGCTGACGGCCGCCGAAGACGCCGATCGGGCCGGGCCCCTGCTCCTACAGCCCAGCCACCTGCGCCGGGCGGTTCGCGAGGGACGCGAAGGCAACCTGGTGATCTTCGTCGTCGACGCCTCCGGGTCGATGGCCGCCCGCGACCGGATGGCCGCCGTCAGCGGGGCCACCATGTCGTTGCTGCGCGACGCCTACCAGCGACGCGACAAGGTCGCCGTGATCACCTTCCGCCAGCAGGAAGCCAGGATCCTGCTGCCGCCAACGTCGTCGGCGCACATCGCCGGACGGCGACTGTCCCGGTTCGACACCGGCGGCAGAACTCCACTCGCCGAGGGCCTGATGGCCGCGCGGGGACTGGTCATCCGCGAGAAGGTGCGCGACCGGGCCCGCCGCCCGCTGGTCGTGGTGCTCACTGACGGCCGCGCCACCGCTGGCCCGGATCCGTTGAACCGCAGCAGGATTGCTGCGGCCCGGTTGGCGGCTGAAGGTGTTGCCGCCGTCGTCGTCGACTGCGAGACGTCCTATGTCCGGCTGGGCCTGGCCGGCCGGTTGGCACAACAGCTCGGCGCGCCCATCATGCGGCTGGAACATCTGCACGCCGATCACCTGACCCAAGCCGTCCGCAGCGTGGCGTGA
- a CDS encoding cobyrinate a,c-diamide synthase codes for MRPAPAVVIAAPASGSGKTTVATGLIGALRRAGHRVAPFKVGPDFIDPGYHTLAAGRPGRNLDPVMVGDKLIGPLFGHGVRGADIAVIEGVMGLFDGRIGPDATGPAAGSTAHVAGLLGAPVVLVVDARGQSHSMAALLHGFSTFDPHTRISGVILNRVGTSRHELVLRQACEQAGVPVLGAIPRNAELELPTRYLGLVTAAEYGRHAQRAIEAMTDLVARHVDLPAVVAAAGGRVEDPPWDPADVVSAVGRDVRVAVAAGKAFTFGYAEHAELLRAAGAQVVEFDPLNETLPEATDAVLLPGGFPEQFTAELSANDVVRRQIAELAATGAPVHAECAGLIYLADELDGYPMCGVLAGSARFTQQLTLGYRDAVAVADSSLFAAGQRVVGHEFHRTAVTFADSYQPAWVYRGGPADRQHDGAVHAGVHASYLHTHPAAMPEAVARFVAQAARPPA; via the coding sequence GTGAGGCCGGCACCCGCCGTCGTCATCGCCGCCCCCGCATCGGGCAGCGGAAAGACCACGGTGGCAACGGGTTTGATCGGCGCGCTGCGCCGGGCCGGCCACCGGGTGGCGCCGTTCAAGGTCGGTCCCGACTTCATCGACCCCGGCTACCACACCCTGGCCGCCGGACGACCCGGCCGCAACCTCGACCCGGTGATGGTGGGGGACAAGCTCATCGGCCCGCTGTTCGGCCACGGCGTCCGCGGCGCCGACATCGCCGTGATCGAGGGCGTGATGGGCCTGTTCGACGGCCGGATCGGCCCGGACGCAACGGGCCCGGCCGCCGGCTCCACCGCGCACGTCGCGGGCCTGCTGGGCGCCCCGGTGGTTCTGGTGGTCGACGCCCGTGGTCAGAGCCACAGCATGGCCGCTCTGCTGCACGGCTTCTCTACCTTCGACCCGCACACCCGGATCAGCGGTGTCATCCTCAACCGGGTCGGGACGTCCCGGCACGAGTTGGTGCTGCGGCAGGCGTGCGAGCAGGCGGGTGTGCCGGTTCTGGGGGCGATCCCTCGCAACGCCGAATTGGAGCTTCCGACAAGGTATCTGGGACTGGTCACCGCCGCGGAGTACGGCCGCCACGCCCAGCGGGCGATCGAGGCGATGACGGATCTGGTGGCGCGCCACGTCGACCTGCCCGCGGTGGTGGCGGCCGCCGGCGGCCGGGTTGAGGACCCGCCGTGGGACCCGGCGGACGTGGTGAGCGCCGTCGGTCGGGACGTCCGCGTCGCCGTGGCCGCCGGCAAGGCGTTCACCTTCGGGTACGCCGAACACGCCGAGCTGCTGCGGGCCGCCGGCGCGCAGGTCGTCGAATTCGACCCGCTGAACGAAACCCTGCCCGAGGCGACCGACGCCGTGTTGCTGCCCGGCGGGTTTCCCGAGCAGTTCACCGCGGAACTGTCCGCCAACGACGTCGTCCGGCGTCAGATCGCCGAGTTGGCCGCCACGGGCGCGCCGGTGCACGCGGAATGCGCCGGCCTGATCTATCTGGCCGACGAACTGGACGGCTATCCGATGTGCGGGGTGCTGGCCGGGTCGGCGCGCTTCACCCAGCAGCTCACCCTGGGGTACCGGGACGCGGTGGCCGTCGCCGACTCGTCGCTGTTCGCGGCCGGACAGCGGGTGGTGGGCCACGAATTTCACCGGACCGCGGTCACGTTCGCCGACAGCTACCAGCCGGCCTGGGTCTACCGCGGCGGACCCGCCGATCGCCAGCACGACGGCGCCGTCCATGCCGGCGTGCACGCGTCGTATCTGCACACCCATCCGGCGGCGATGCCCGAAGCCGTGGCCCGCTTTGTCGCACAGGCCGCCAGGCCACCGGCCTAG
- a CDS encoding GNAT family N-acetyltransferase, which translates to MSEALRRSWFKDLDARTLYELLKLRVEVFVVEQACPYPELDGRDLLAETRHFWLESTDGEVICTLRLMEEHAGGEKAFRIGRVCTKRSARGQGHATRLLRAALAEVGDYPCRIDAQKYLAEMYARHGFVRDGDDFLDDGIPHVPMLRPGSGPASPAAGAR; encoded by the coding sequence ATGAGTGAGGCGTTGCGACGTTCCTGGTTCAAAGACCTTGACGCGCGGACTCTTTACGAACTGCTCAAGCTGCGGGTCGAGGTGTTCGTGGTCGAACAGGCCTGCCCCTACCCGGAATTGGACGGGCGCGACCTGCTCGCCGAAACCCGGCACTTCTGGCTGGAATCCACCGACGGAGAGGTGATCTGCACATTGCGGTTGATGGAGGAGCACGCCGGTGGTGAGAAGGCGTTCCGGATCGGCCGGGTGTGCACCAAGCGCAGCGCGCGCGGGCAGGGCCACGCCACTCGCCTGCTGCGCGCCGCGCTGGCCGAAGTGGGCGACTACCCGTGTCGCATCGACGCCCAGAAATACCTGGCCGAGATGTACGCCCGGCACGGCTTCGTCCGCGACGGTGACGATTTCCTCGACGACGGTATCCCGCATGTGCCGATGCTCAGACCAGGTTCAGGGCCGGCTTCTCCCGCGGCGGGCGCCCGGTGA